A genomic region of Melanotaenia boesemani isolate fMelBoe1 chromosome 21, fMelBoe1.pri, whole genome shotgun sequence contains the following coding sequences:
- the arg1 gene encoding LOW QUALITY PROTEIN: arginase-1 (The sequence of the model RefSeq protein was modified relative to this genomic sequence to represent the inferred CDS: deleted 2 bases in 1 codon; substituted 1 base at 1 genomic stop codon): MRSARTLRQLKRNLHPPPHPPPRSVGIIGAPFSRGQPRGGVEGGPDRIRAAGLVQRLQGQGCAVKDYGTXTFEDVVDEEPMGLLRSVGAVGSANQRLSEAVQAVKRDGHTTVMLGGDHSLAIGSIHGHSQVVGQLSVVWVDAHADINTPLTSYTGNLHGQPCPTLLHELRSKIPDLPNFSWMKPCVSARDLVYIGLRDVDPAEHFILRQLGVKVFSMSEVDQFGVARVMEETCDYLSARGKRPIHLSYDIDAIDPSVTPATGTPVVGGLTYREGLYITEHLCRTGQLSAVDLVEVNPLRGQTEDGVQSTVNTAIDVLLGCFGRLREGNHPPDYRLPEP; encoded by the exons atgAGGAGCGCGAGGACGCTGCGGCAGCTGAAGCGgaatcttcatcctcctcctcatcctcctccacgATCAGTGGGAATCATCGGGGCTCCTTTCTCCAGGGGACAG CCTCGAGGCGGAGTGGAGGGAGGTCCGGACCGGATCCGAGCTGCGGGGCTCGTGCAGCGGCTGCAGGGTCAAG GCTGCGCAGTGAAGGATTATGGAACCTGAACGTTCGAGGACGTGGTTGACGAGGAGCCGATGGGCCTGTTGCGAAGTGTTGGGGCGGTGGGCAGCGCCAACCAGAGGCTGTCGGAGGCAGTGCAAGCGGTGAAGAGGGACGGCCACACCACGGTGATGCTGGGAGGAGACCACAG CCTGGCCATCGGCTCCATCCACGGTCACTCGCAGGTGGTGGGCCAGCTGAGCGTCGTCTGGGTGGACGCCCATGCCGACATCAACACGCCGCTGACCTCGTACACGGGAAACTTGCACGGACAG CCATGTCCTACCCTCCTCCACGAGCTAAGGTCGAAG ATTCCCGACTTACCGAACTTCTCCTGGATGAAGCCGTGCGTGTCGGCCAGAGATCTGGTCTACATCGGCCTGAGAGACGTGGATCCAGCAGAGCA CTTCATCCTGAGGCAGCTGGGTGTGAAGGTCTTCTCCATGTCGGAGGTGGACCAGTTTGGAGTCGCCAGGGTCATGGAGGAGACATGTGACTACCTGAGTGCCAG AGGGAAGAGACCGATCCACCTGAGCTACGACATCGACGCCATCGACCCCTCTGTTACCCCAGCAACTGGAACACCTGTAGTTGGAGGTCTCACCTACAGAGAGGGTCTCTACATCACTGAACACCTCTGTCGGACAG gtcagctgTCAGCGGTTGATCTGGTGGAGGTGAATCCTCTGAGAGGACAGACTGAAGATGGCGTCCAGTCCACAGTCAACACGGCCATTGACGTGCTGCTTGGATGTTTCGGTCGTCTACGTGAAGGAAACCACCCGCCGGATTACCGGCTGCCTGAGCCGTAA